One window from the genome of Thalassospira xiamenensis M-5 = DSM 17429 encodes:
- a CDS encoding alpha/beta hydrolase, with protein sequence MTAETALNGPMLSAASGTTKSIVILLHGYGADGNDLIGLAPHFARALPDTAFYSPNAPFPCEMSPFGRQWFSLAEYDPEFLRRQPETMSGALRAMAEGAAKNAAYIDRFIDTLLAEHDLPADKLALIGFSQGTMMALQTAPRRDPALAGVVGFSGALLGDEAFASAIKTRPPVLLVHGTADPVVPIEASRLARDTLTSNGFAAELHERPGLQHGIDEDGIMLATKFLQKHLG encoded by the coding sequence ATGACCGCTGAAACCGCATTGAACGGCCCGATGCTGTCGGCCGCATCAGGCACGACCAAAAGCATCGTGATCCTGCTGCATGGCTATGGTGCCGATGGCAATGACCTGATCGGGCTGGCACCGCATTTCGCCCGTGCCCTGCCCGACACCGCGTTTTATTCGCCCAATGCCCCGTTTCCATGCGAAATGTCGCCGTTCGGACGGCAATGGTTCAGTCTGGCCGAATATGATCCGGAATTCCTCCGTCGGCAGCCCGAAACCATGTCGGGCGCGCTGCGCGCCATGGCCGAGGGGGCGGCGAAAAATGCCGCCTATATCGACCGCTTCATCGACACCCTTCTCGCCGAACATGACCTTCCGGCGGATAAACTGGCTCTGATCGGCTTCTCGCAGGGCACGATGATGGCCCTGCAAACCGCACCGCGTCGCGATCCGGCTCTGGCCGGTGTCGTCGGTTTCTCTGGCGCGCTTCTGGGCGACGAAGCATTTGCAAGCGCGATCAAAACCAGACCGCCAGTTTTGCTGGTCCATGGCACCGCTGATCCGGTCGTCCCGATCGAGGCATCGCGCCTGGCACGTGATACCCTAACCTCCAACGGCTTTGCCGCCGAATTGCACGAACGCCCGGGTCTTCAGCACGGCATCGACGAAGACGGCATCATGCTGGCGACAAAATTCCTGCAAAAACACCTCGGCTGA
- a CDS encoding MATE family efflux transporter — protein sequence MSRTRRWFGKGDRRVLALTLPIILSNATVPLLGAVDTAVVGHLDSPHYIGAVAVGALIFSYVFWSFGFLRMATTGLAAQADGRRDPNGVRAVFARAALIAVTAGLAVMVLQWPIIELAMALIRPTAAVEAAARDYFHVRIWASPATLMQYCMLGWLLAMRDARAVFIFQVVLNSLNMVLDILFVQGFGWDVKGVAGATVIADYSGVMLGWFLMQPHLKRLGGTWRGIGIFDRTQLARLMKINGDIFVRTMALTSAFAIFTGFSARFGEVTLAANAVLQNFLMFGSFALDGFAHAAETLVGQAYGAERRKQFLWAVRKTTIWAIVSAVVMAAIFGLMGPWIIDGLTSIPEVRAASYSYLLWAVMLPITGVLGFQFDGVFLGAMQTKHWRNMMLLSVAIYAGMAWGAVVADSNHLLWASFNAFFLLRGVTLAVLFPTIIPARRVATV from the coding sequence GTGAGCCGCACGCGTCGCTGGTTCGGCAAGGGGGATCGACGCGTTCTGGCGTTGACCCTGCCGATTATCCTTTCGAATGCCACCGTTCCGTTGCTGGGCGCGGTTGATACGGCTGTGGTCGGCCATCTGGACAGCCCGCATTATATTGGGGCGGTTGCGGTCGGGGCGCTGATTTTTTCCTATGTGTTCTGGAGCTTTGGCTTTTTGCGCATGGCGACCACCGGGCTTGCCGCACAGGCCGATGGTCGGCGTGATCCGAACGGGGTCCGGGCGGTGTTTGCCCGTGCGGCCCTGATTGCGGTGACGGCGGGGCTTGCGGTTATGGTGCTGCAATGGCCGATCATTGAGCTTGCGATGGCCTTGATCCGGCCGACCGCAGCGGTCGAGGCGGCGGCACGGGATTATTTCCATGTGCGCATCTGGGCATCGCCCGCGACATTGATGCAGTACTGCATGCTGGGCTGGTTGCTGGCGATGCGTGATGCGCGCGCGGTGTTTATTTTTCAGGTGGTTCTCAACAGCCTGAACATGGTTCTGGATATCCTGTTTGTCCAAGGCTTTGGCTGGGACGTCAAGGGGGTGGCAGGGGCCACGGTGATTGCCGATTATTCCGGTGTGATGCTGGGCTGGTTTTTGATGCAGCCGCATTTAAAACGGCTTGGCGGAACGTGGCGCGGGATTGGTATTTTTGATCGTACGCAACTGGCGCGCCTGATGAAAATCAATGGCGATATCTTTGTGCGCACCATGGCGCTGACATCGGCCTTTGCAATTTTCACCGGTTTTTCCGCCCGCTTTGGCGAGGTGACATTGGCGGCGAATGCGGTTTTGCAGAATTTCCTGATGTTTGGCTCCTTCGCGCTGGACGGGTTTGCCCATGCGGCGGAAACGCTTGTCGGGCAGGCCTATGGGGCGGAACGGCGCAAACAGTTCCTTTGGGCGGTGCGCAAAACAACGATCTGGGCGATTGTATCGGCGGTGGTGATGGCGGCGATCTTTGGCCTTATGGGGCCGTGGATCATTGATGGCCTGACGTCGATCCCGGAAGTCCGCGCGGCGTCTTACAGCTATTTGCTGTGGGCGGTGATGTTGCCGATTACCGGGGTGCTTGGTTTTCAGTTCGACGGGGTGTTTCTGGGTGCGATGCAGACCAAGCACTGGCGGAACATGATGCTGTTGTCGGTGGCGATCTATGCCGGGATGGCATGGGGGGCGGTGGTGGCGGACAGCAACCATCTGCTGTGGGCGTCGTTTAACGCGTTTTTCCTGCTGCGCGGGGTGACGCTGGCGGTGCTGTTTCCGACGATCATTCCTGCCCGCCGGGTTGCCACGGTTTAG
- a CDS encoding Lrp/AsnC family transcriptional regulator, translating into MARNGFDAIDRKILREIQEDGRISMVELADKVGLSVSPCLRRLRKLEESGVIRKYVALLAPSHLRLGVNVFVTVSLTQHDEPSLRRFETAVQSHPEIVDCYAMVGNQDYMMRIVVQDPAAYQRFLSDVMMKLPGVANIKSSFTLHEVKNSTTLPVPEA; encoded by the coding sequence ATGGCGCGCAACGGTTTCGACGCAATTGATCGCAAAATTCTTCGCGAGATTCAGGAAGACGGGCGCATCTCGATGGTCGAACTGGCCGACAAGGTCGGTCTTTCCGTCTCTCCCTGCCTGCGTCGCCTGCGCAAGCTCGAAGAAAGCGGCGTGATCCGTAAATATGTCGCCCTGCTGGCCCCATCACATCTGCGTCTGGGGGTGAATGTTTTTGTCACCGTGTCCCTGACCCAGCATGACGAACCGTCGCTGCGCCGTTTTGAAACCGCCGTGCAATCCCACCCGGAAATCGTTGATTGCTATGCCATGGTCGGCAATCAGGATTACATGATGCGCATCGTCGTGCAGGACCCGGCCGCCTATCAGCGTTTCCTGTCCGACGTCATGATGAAGCTGCCTGGTGTCGCCAACATCAAATCAAGCTTCACCCTGCACGAAGTCAAAAACAGCACCACCCTGCCCGTGCCAGAGGCATAA
- a CDS encoding GNAT family N-acetyltransferase: MDAAQDTPGYNLVSIGEHKINIRPAVKDDLANVVALDDRTTGLRKPEYWDDLFTRYGNRKDSRFFLIAEEGDTLLGCIFGEVRSWEFNSVPCGWVGTVSVEPNLRMGGIGSILYKEICRCFRKAGVTKIRTMIPRDATDLMSFFRAQGMMAGPFIQLETDMDEGV, from the coding sequence GTGGACGCTGCGCAAGATACACCGGGATATAACCTAGTCTCGATTGGCGAGCATAAAATCAATATCCGTCCGGCGGTCAAGGATGACCTTGCCAATGTGGTCGCGCTTGACGACCGCACAACGGGCCTTCGCAAGCCGGAATATTGGGATGACCTGTTCACCCGTTATGGCAACAGGAAGGATTCCCGGTTTTTCCTGATTGCCGAAGAAGGCGATACGTTGCTGGGCTGCATTTTCGGGGAAGTCCGGTCATGGGAATTCAACTCGGTCCCGTGCGGCTGGGTCGGCACTGTCAGTGTCGAGCCGAATTTGCGCATGGGCGGGATCGGCAGCATTCTTTACAAGGAAATCTGCCGCTGTTTCCGCAAGGCCGGTGTGACCAAGATCCGCACCATGATCCCGCGCGATGCGACCGACCTTATGTCGTTTTTCCGCGCGCAGGGTATGATGGCCGGACCCTTTATCCAGCTTGAAACCGATATGGACGAAGGGGTGTAA
- a CDS encoding Rrf2 family transcriptional regulator, translating to MMSLQKATLFALYAVLELAEDTDRQLSASEIAERYNISTNHLAKVLRDLGRAGLVESVRGAGGGYRFCGNAKRTTLLDVVRLFEEVGAGPTSGIVQDTNAGVALSQVMDEIEEITHATLLSISIETMLKLMRKRRPEKPRSTGLFRAV from the coding sequence ATGATGTCTTTGCAAAAGGCGACCCTGTTTGCGCTGTATGCCGTGCTGGAACTGGCCGAGGATACGGACCGGCAGCTTTCGGCATCCGAAATCGCCGAGAGATACAATATTTCGACCAACCATCTGGCGAAGGTCCTGCGCGATCTGGGCCGGGCGGGGCTGGTTGAATCGGTCCGTGGGGCCGGTGGCGGTTATCGTTTCTGCGGCAATGCCAAGCGCACGACGTTGCTTGATGTTGTCAGGCTGTTTGAGGAAGTCGGTGCAGGCCCGACAAGCGGCATTGTGCAGGACACCAATGCCGGTGTCGCGCTGTCGCAGGTGATGGACGAGATCGAGGAAATCACCCATGCGACGCTTCTGTCGATTTCGATTGAAACCATGCTGAAACTGATGCGCAAGCGCCGACCGGAAAAACCGCGGTCGACCGGATTGTTCCGCGCGGTATAA
- a CDS encoding DEAD/DEAH box helicase, protein MNFADLGLSEDILKAVADAGYDTPTPIQSQAIPSVLMARDILGCAQTGTGKTAGFVLPMLDILHHGRARMRMPRSIILEPTRELATQVAANFDIYGKYMSLSKALIIGGESFVEQQKILEKGADVIIATPGRLIDTFERGKLLLSDCKLLVIDEADRMLDMGFIPDIEKIVNMLPKQRQTLFFSATMPKEIRRLADKFLSNPKEITVSPPSTMATTVEHKLLVMDEMDKREALRKLVRQEDVKNAFVFCNRKKDVDILFKSLTKHGFNAGRMHGDLVQSERTETLDKFKTGEITLLICSDVAARGIDVADVSHVFNFDVPFNAEDYVHRTGRTGRAGRAGKAFMLAVPEDGKLVAAINKSINMDIPLTELEGIETLELDFTGKKRRVKKSRKAPQRDASPRSDRPARSNNRNDRAERDSKAANAGANAPAAAPEAKQQDTRPAQQPRDNTPQRDAKPRNERSNRPERQDRNDRSSGRSASRRDRDDRYDRHDRHDRDDKPVIGFADHTPAFLLTPVPASSLGKPRADEVEKKAPARKTSSKASAEKVTAEKSASEKTGTAKTERAKPTRTRTTRATAKKASPAAEPKDEAAAVSAPAASTAPAQEPASAPVADDAPAKEEKPKAARRPRKKPAPKKAAKTETAADAETTGSEG, encoded by the coding sequence ATGAATTTCGCCGATCTCGGTCTGAGCGAAGATATCCTCAAAGCCGTCGCAGACGCCGGCTATGATACCCCGACCCCCATTCAGAGCCAGGCCATTCCGTCCGTTCTGATGGCACGTGATATTTTGGGCTGTGCTCAGACGGGTACAGGCAAAACCGCAGGCTTCGTCCTGCCGATGCTTGATATCCTGCATCATGGCCGTGCGCGCATGCGGATGCCCCGTTCGATCATTCTCGAACCGACCCGCGAACTCGCGACCCAGGTAGCAGCAAACTTCGACATTTACGGCAAATACATGTCGCTGTCCAAGGCACTGATCATCGGCGGGGAATCTTTCGTCGAACAGCAGAAAATCCTTGAAAAAGGTGCCGACGTCATCATCGCGACCCCGGGTCGCCTGATCGATACCTTTGAACGCGGCAAACTGCTTCTGTCGGACTGCAAATTGCTGGTGATCGACGAAGCCGACCGCATGCTTGATATGGGCTTCATTCCCGACATTGAAAAAATCGTCAATATGCTGCCCAAACAGCGCCAGACGCTTTTCTTCTCGGCGACCATGCCCAAGGAAATCCGTCGCCTTGCCGACAAATTCCTCTCCAATCCCAAGGAAATCACCGTTTCCCCGCCCTCGACCATGGCGACCACGGTGGAACATAAACTCCTTGTCATGGATGAAATGGACAAACGCGAAGCCCTTCGCAAACTTGTCCGTCAGGAAGACGTCAAAAACGCCTTTGTGTTCTGCAACCGCAAAAAAGACGTCGATATCCTGTTCAAATCGCTGACCAAGCACGGCTTCAATGCCGGTCGCATGCATGGCGATCTGGTCCAGAGCGAACGCACCGAAACGCTTGATAAATTCAAAACGGGCGAAATCACCCTGCTGATCTGCTCGGACGTTGCCGCACGCGGCATTGACGTTGCTGATGTCTCGCACGTCTTTAACTTCGACGTGCCCTTCAACGCCGAGGATTACGTCCATCGTACCGGCCGTACCGGTCGTGCAGGTCGCGCAGGCAAGGCCTTCATGCTGGCCGTGCCCGAAGACGGCAAACTTGTTGCTGCGATCAACAAATCCATCAACATGGATATTCCCCTGACCGAGCTTGAAGGCATCGAAACCCTTGAACTGGACTTCACCGGCAAGAAACGCCGTGTGAAGAAAAGCCGCAAGGCGCCGCAGCGTGATGCATCCCCGCGCAGTGATCGTCCGGCGCGTAGCAATAACCGTAACGACCGCGCAGAACGCGACAGCAAGGCCGCCAATGCTGGTGCCAATGCCCCTGCCGCCGCGCCAGAAGCAAAGCAGCAGGACACACGCCCGGCCCAGCAGCCGCGAGACAATACGCCGCAGCGTGACGCAAAGCCGCGTAACGAACGTTCGAACCGTCCTGAACGTCAGGATCGTAATGATCGTTCTTCGGGCCGTTCCGCGTCGCGTCGTGATCGCGATGATCGTTATGATCGTCATGACCGGCATGATCGTGACGACAAGCCGGTCATCGGTTTTGCTGACCATACTCCGGCCTTCCTTCTGACCCCGGTCCCGGCCTCTAGCCTTGGCAAGCCGCGCGCCGACGAGGTCGAGAAAAAAGCACCGGCCAGAAAAACATCGTCAAAGGCCTCTGCCGAAAAAGTAACGGCTGAAAAATCCGCGTCGGAAAAAACCGGTACGGCGAAAACCGAACGCGCCAAACCGACGCGCACCAGAACCACACGGGCAACCGCAAAAAAGGCAAGCCCGGCAGCAGAGCCCAAGGACGAGGCAGCAGCCGTTTCTGCTCCTGCTGCATCTACAGCTCCGGCTCAGGAACCGGCATCTGCACCGGTGGCCGATGACGCGCCCGCCAAGGAAGAAAAACCGAAAGCCGCCCGTCGTCCGCGCAAAAAACCGGCCCCGAAAAAGGCCGCCAAAACCGAAACTGCTGCGGACGCCGAAACGACCGGCAGCGAAGGCTGA
- a CDS encoding hydrolase encodes MDASRASLVIIDVQEKLYPACQDPDQTVENCCFLVKCANRLNVPVIVTEQYPKGLGHTAAPILDLVMKASDTVDGGNVVSKVSFSSVPADGFMEKIEETPGRDQIVIAGMETHVCVLQTVMELIDRGREVYVVADAVTSRSMHDKIFGLERMRDAGAKIVTRESVMFEWLRVAGTPEFKELSALIK; translated from the coding sequence ATGGATGCATCACGTGCAAGTCTGGTGATTATCGATGTTCAGGAGAAACTCTATCCGGCGTGTCAGGACCCTGATCAGACCGTCGAGAATTGCTGCTTTCTTGTCAAATGCGCCAATCGTTTGAATGTTCCCGTCATTGTGACTGAGCAATATCCCAAGGGGCTTGGCCATACGGCGGCCCCGATCCTTGATCTGGTGATGAAGGCATCCGATACGGTCGATGGCGGCAATGTCGTTTCCAAGGTCAGTTTTTCAAGTGTGCCGGCCGATGGGTTCATGGAAAAGATCGAAGAAACACCGGGCCGCGACCAGATCGTCATTGCCGGGATGGAAACCCATGTCTGTGTGCTTCAGACCGTGATGGAGCTTATTGATCGCGGGCGAGAGGTTTATGTGGTGGCCGATGCGGTGACATCGCGCAGCATGCATGACAAGATTTTCGGCCTGGAACGGATGCGCGATGCCGGGGCGAAAATCGTGACGCGGGAAAGCGTTATGTTTGAATGGCTGCGCGTGGCAGGAACGCCGGAATTCAAGGAATTGAGCGCACTGATTAAATGA
- a CDS encoding alpha/beta fold hydrolase encodes MTANPHTTIPVVFLSGMLADYRMWQPVIARMEARGRIGAAPVIAPMIPALDTKEDVAVMARDVLDLVPDRFVLVGMSMGGYVAFEILRMARERVSHLMLVNTRATADDPLMRRRRLLLARLSGVNLPFRGINDAMLDDMLHPDHRHNRELVGLLSDMAEDLGEDVFKRQIIAVANRPDSMALLPELDIPCTVMVGEADRVISPASHHDMAARIPGARMIEVAGAGHYVPLEQPDICADALCELIT; translated from the coding sequence ATGACGGCCAATCCCCATACGACCATTCCGGTTGTCTTTCTGTCGGGGATGCTGGCCGATTATCGGATGTGGCAGCCGGTGATCGCACGCATGGAGGCGCGTGGCCGTATTGGTGCGGCCCCGGTGATCGCACCGATGATCCCGGCACTTGATACCAAGGAGGATGTGGCGGTGATGGCAAGGGATGTCCTTGATCTGGTGCCGGATCGTTTTGTGTTGGTCGGGATGTCGATGGGCGGTTATGTCGCGTTTGAAATCCTGCGCATGGCGCGGGAACGGGTATCGCATCTGATGCTGGTCAATACGCGCGCGACGGCCGATGACCCGCTGATGCGTCGGCGCAGGCTTTTGCTTGCCCGGCTTTCGGGTGTGAACCTGCCGTTCAGGGGGATCAATGACGCGATGCTTGACGACATGCTCCATCCCGATCATCGGCACAATCGAGAACTTGTCGGCCTGCTTTCGGATATGGCGGAGGATCTTGGCGAGGATGTTTTCAAACGTCAGATCATAGCTGTTGCCAACCGACCGGACAGTATGGCGTTGTTGCCGGAACTCGATATCCCCTGCACCGTGATGGTGGGGGAGGCTGATCGGGTGATCAGCCCGGCATCGCATCATGACATGGCGGCCCGCATTCCCGGTGCACGCATGATCGAGGTTGCCGGGGCGGGGCATTATGTGCCGCTGGAACAGCCCGATATATGCGCCGATGCGCTTTGCGAGCTTATTACCTAG
- a CDS encoding substrate-binding periplasmic protein: protein MKISADKNREDYSNGEEPLPEMARIGKLRAPIWLPLALAGDPEMKNRVELTSHILSVWQSIRPSLFRMACAGLVIAVVITGFGAGAKASDGHPDVAPDAANATSADDLHLTVLADQEFYPQSYQLNGHANGALYDLLRDFSKFQQINMSFQQLPLKRALENSGNNRAGFIGIPGNTASNTVIFSDGISTTSLHALTLKQRDLNITTAADLDGLQVSIARGLELHGPLARHLREGRFDITRFNSIRQSIALLLAGRVDVALIYCGYAQKASLKQIAHLTDDEIAALSIHPTSLMNTINRLILPATPDNARLMRHFNSYLARQRSSGALEKLYAQYLTNENTIEMVLSDTLTPSDTKTSTP, encoded by the coding sequence ATGAAAATAAGTGCCGATAAAAACAGGGAAGACTACTCGAATGGGGAAGAACCGTTGCCAGAAATGGCACGTATCGGCAAATTGCGCGCGCCCATCTGGTTGCCTCTGGCACTGGCTGGCGACCCTGAAATGAAAAACAGGGTAGAATTGACGTCGCATATTCTGTCCGTCTGGCAATCGATCCGGCCATCCTTGTTCCGCATGGCATGTGCCGGTCTTGTCATCGCCGTTGTAATCACCGGTTTTGGCGCGGGGGCAAAGGCCAGTGATGGCCATCCCGATGTTGCGCCCGATGCCGCCAATGCAACCAGTGCCGATGACCTGCATCTGACCGTGCTTGCCGATCAGGAATTCTATCCGCAAAGCTATCAGCTTAACGGCCATGCCAATGGCGCGCTATACGATCTGCTGCGTGATTTCAGCAAGTTTCAGCAGATCAATATGTCCTTTCAGCAATTGCCGCTCAAACGCGCGCTTGAAAACAGCGGCAACAATCGCGCAGGCTTCATCGGCATTCCCGGCAACACGGCAAGCAATACCGTCATATTTTCGGACGGTATCAGCACGACAAGCCTGCATGCCCTTACCCTTAAGCAGCGCGACCTGAACATCACAACTGCCGCCGACCTTGACGGGCTTCAGGTTTCCATCGCGCGCGGCCTTGAACTGCATGGCCCCTTGGCCCGCCATCTGCGCGAAGGTCGATTTGATATCACCCGGTTCAATTCAATTCGACAATCAATTGCCCTGCTGCTTGCCGGGCGGGTTGATGTTGCGCTGATCTATTGCGGATATGCGCAAAAGGCATCGCTTAAACAGATCGCCCATTTGACCGATGATGAAATTGCCGCATTGTCGATCCACCCGACATCACTGATGAATACGATCAACCGCCTGATATTGCCCGCCACCCCCGACAATGCCCGCCTGATGCGGCACTTTAACAGCTACCTCGCCAGACAGCGCAGCAGTGGCGCATTGGAAAAACTCTATGCGCAGTATCTGACCAATGAAAACACCATCGAAATGGTCCTGAGCGATACACTCACCCCGTCCGACACCAAAACATCAACGCCCTAG
- a CDS encoding cytochrome b has product MSDVSETQISRWPHWSVPALHWIMALLMAAAFGIGQVMEEVPRAERAEIMGYHALAGLSVLVLFLPRILAVLHLSPPAVQDDPRLVKIMARIAHGVLYLAMIAMPVTGLLAVMTSGRNFPVAGLFSLPDLGRIEWLHEGAEEIHEFFVPVLVTLVVLHVIAAIWHHYIRHDDVLARYVPSLRRRDS; this is encoded by the coding sequence ATGTCAGATGTCTCTGAAACGCAAATTTCGCGATGGCCGCACTGGTCTGTTCCGGCGCTACACTGGATCATGGCATTGTTGATGGCGGCCGCCTTTGGCATCGGTCAGGTCATGGAAGAAGTCCCGCGTGCCGAACGGGCTGAAATCATGGGATATCACGCGCTTGCTGGCCTTTCGGTACTGGTCCTGTTCCTGCCGCGGATTTTGGCGGTTTTGCACCTGTCCCCACCAGCGGTACAGGACGATCCCCGTCTGGTTAAAATCATGGCGCGCATTGCGCATGGTGTGCTGTATCTGGCGATGATTGCGATGCCGGTTACCGGGCTTCTGGCGGTGATGACATCGGGACGCAATTTTCCGGTCGCAGGATTATTTTCCCTGCCGGATCTGGGACGGATCGAATGGCTGCATGAAGGGGCCGAGGAAATTCACGAATTTTTCGTGCCGGTTCTGGTGACGCTGGTGGTGCTGCATGTGATTGCCGCCATTTGGCACCATTATATCCGCCATGATGATGTGCTGGCGCGTTATGTGCCATCGTTGCGAAGGCGCGATTCCTGA
- a CDS encoding glutaminase gives MTHNYAAILQDISDAIHQTDFADARKVDYIPALASVPDDHFAMVLRTAGGNELAIGQADLPFSIQSISKVFALVLAQRAHGDDLWKAVRREPSGSAFNSLILLEQEHGIPRNPFINAGAIRVADLIASRYANPDRSVAEFLGQLCGNPGIRVDNDVYLSEDQHGDRNRAIAYLMKSFGKLDNPVEDVVRAYFKQCSVAMTAREMARAAFFLANKGVGIDGRTVITPEETSRINALMLTCGMYDGVGDFAFTVGIPAKSGVGGGIIGVIPGEFSVCVWSPRLDTRGNSAAGIKALEMLIRAIGRSVF, from the coding sequence ATGACCCACAATTATGCCGCCATCCTCCAGGATATTTCGGACGCGATCCATCAGACCGATTTTGCCGACGCCCGCAAGGTCGACTATATCCCGGCCCTTGCCAGCGTCCCGGATGATCACTTTGCCATGGTTCTGCGCACCGCAGGCGGAAACGAACTTGCCATTGGCCAGGCCGACCTGCCCTTTTCCATTCAAAGCATTTCCAAGGTCTTCGCCCTTGTGCTGGCCCAGCGTGCGCATGGTGATGATTTGTGGAAAGCCGTGCGGCGCGAACCATCCGGTTCGGCCTTCAATTCCCTGATCCTGCTCGAACAGGAACACGGCATCCCGCGCAATCCCTTCATCAATGCCGGGGCGATCCGTGTTGCTGATCTGATCGCCTCGCGCTACGCCAATCCGGACCGTTCGGTTGCGGAATTCCTTGGTCAGCTTTGCGGCAATCCCGGCATTCGCGTCGATAACGATGTCTATCTGTCCGAAGATCAGCACGGTGATCGCAACCGTGCGATTGCTTATCTGATGAAAAGCTTTGGCAAGCTCGACAACCCGGTCGAAGACGTCGTGCGGGCCTATTTCAAGCAATGCTCGGTCGCGATGACCGCACGTGAAATGGCGCGTGCGGCCTTCTTCCTTGCCAACAAGGGCGTTGGCATTGATGGCCGCACCGTGATCACGCCCGAAGAAACCAGCCGGATCAATGCCCTGATGCTGACTTGCGGGATGTATGACGGGGTGGGCGATTTTGCCTTTACCGTCGGCATCCCGGCCAAAAGCGGGGTTGGCGGCGGCATCATCGGCGTCATTCCGGGTGAATTTTCCGTCTGTGTCTGGTCGCCGCGCCTTGATACACGCGGCAATTCCGCAGCCGGCATCAAGGCGCTTGAAATGCTGATCCGCGCCATCGGACGATCCGTTTTCTGA